A stretch of DNA from Streptococcus sp. NPS 308:
CAGACTACTATCTTGAGTCTGTAGATGGAAAAGTTCCTACAGTAACAGCAAGTGTTAGCAACAATGGTCTTGCGACGGTTGTTCCAAGCGTTCGTGAAGGTGAGCCAGTTCGTGTCATCGCGAAAGCTGAAAATGGTGACATCTTAGGAGAATACCGTCTACATTTCACTAAGGACAAAGACTTACTTTCTCGTAAACCTCTTGCTGCGGTTAAACAAGCACGTTTGGTACAAGTAGGTCAACCACTTGAATTGCCAACTAAGGTTCCGGTTTACTTCACAGGTAAAGACGGCTATGAAACAAAAGACTTGGCAGTTGAATGGGAAGAAGTTCCAGCAGAAAATCTGACAAAAGCAGGTCAATTTACTGTTCGAGGTCGTGTCCTTGGTAGTGACCTCGTTGCGGAATTCTCTGTACGAGTGACAGACAAACTTGGTGAGGCCCTCTCAGAAAACCCTAACTATGATGAAAATAGTAACCAAGCCTTTGCCTCAGCAACTAATGATATTGACGACAGTTCTCATGACCGTGTTGACTATATCAATGATAGAGATCATTCTGAAAATCGTCGTTGGACAAACTGGTCTCCAACACCATCTTCTAATCCAGAAGTATCAGCGGGTGTGATCTTCCGTGAAAATGGTAAGATTGTAGAACGGACTGTTGCTCAAGCTAAACTTCACTTCTTTGCAGATAGTGGTACGGATGCACCATCTAAACTCGTTTTAGAACGCTATGTCGGTCCAGAGTTTGAAGTGCCAACCTACTATTCAAACTACCAAGCCTACGACGCAGACCATCCATTCAACAATCCAGAAAATTGGGAAGCTGTTCCTTATCGTGCGGATAAAGACATTGAAGCCGGTGATGAAATTAACGTTACCTTTAAAGCTGTCAAAGCCAAAGCCATGAGATGGCGTATGGAGCGCAAAGCGGATAAGAAGGGTGTTGCGATAATTGAGATGACCTTCCTTGCTCCAAGCGAATTGCCTCAAGAAAGCACTCAATCGAAGATTCTTGTAGATGGAAAAGAACTTCCTGATTTCGCTGAAAACCGTCAAGACTATCAAGTAACTTATAGCGGACAACGTCCAAAAGTTTCAGTTGAGGAAACAGACCAAGTGGCTTCAACAGTTGTAGATAGCGGAGACGATAGCCTTCCAGTACTTGTTCGTCTTGTTTCAGAAAGTGGAAAACAAGTCAAGGAATACCGTATCCAGTTGACCAAGGAAAAACCAGTTTCTGAGAAGACAGTTGCTGCTGTACAAGAAGAACTTCCAAAACTCGAATTTGTTGAAAACGATTTGGCCTACAAGACAGTTGAGAAAAAGGATTCAACGCTGTATCTAGGAGAAACTCGTGTAGAACAAGAAGGAAAAGTTGGTAAAGAACGTATCTTTTCAGCGATTAATCCTGATGGAAGTAAAGAAGAAAAACTTCGGGAAGTGGTAGAGGCTCCGACAGACCGCATCGTCTTGGTCGGAACAAAACCAGGAACCTCTCTTCCAGAAGACGAAGTGAAGAACCTAGTCCTTAACAGACCAGAACTTGTAGTTGAAGAAGAAACCATCGACTTCAAGGTTCAGGAGCGTAAGTCTGATAAGTTGTACCTAGGAGAAACTCGTGTTGTCCAAGAAGGTCAAAAAGGTATCCGTCTTCACTTGATTGAAGTGGAAAATGGAAAACGTCAGCTTAAAGAAACTTACGATAAAGTCGCTGTTCAAGATCGTATAGTAGAAGTTGGTACTAAACCAGGAACTTCTCTTCCAGAAGACGAAGTTAAGAACCTCGTTCTTAATCTTCCTGAGCTTATCTCAGAAGAAGAAATCATTGATTTCAAAGTTCAGGAACAAAAGAATGACAAACTTCCAGCAGGTCAAACTCGCATCCTTCAAGAAGGAAGACAAGGTATCCGTGTTCACTTAATCGAAGTTGAAAATGGCAAGCGAACTGAAAAAGATAGCTATGATAAAGTTATAGCTCAGGATCGCATCATCGAAGTCGGTACAGCTGGTGAAACGACCAAACCAGTACCTCAAGAAATTACAAAACCACAAGTATCAGAAAAAGCAGATACAAAAGAAATTGCTTCAAGTAAAGCTAATCAAGCTCAAAAAGAGCAGTTGCCAAATACAGGAAGTGCTGCAAGCCAAGTAGCAGTAGCAGCAGGTTTAGCTCTTCTCGGTTTGGGTGCAGGCTTAGTCGCCACTAAAGGCAAAAAAGAAGATTAGAGTTTAGTATTTTCAGGCTGTAGAATGCCTTATAGCTTAAAAGAGGCTGTGACAAAAAGACCAGAGGCTTCCTCTGGTCTTTTTAAGTATAGGAGTAAAAGAAAAACCCGGTAATTAAATACAGGGTTAGTGATCATTTTACCATCATCAATTCGACAATCATAGCTATGTAGATAATCAGGGTAAGGAGAAAACCAGCTCTCCAGAAGAATTTGATAAATTTAGGGTAGTAAAAACTTCTTTTTTTGAGGAGAAAAAAGATAACTAGGAGGATTGCTAGGAGAGAAAGGGTAACACCAAGTCGCGGTAGAAAGTTGTGGGTAAAGGCTTTAGCAGTGATAAGGTAGTACTCGAATACCAAAAGTGGAAAAGCTAAATCCGCGAAATTAAATCCTATTTTCCTAAGTCCGAAAAGCTTGGTGACAATAAAGCAAACTACCAAGGTTAAAATCAATAATAAAATAGATGCTATTTTCATTAAAATCATACCCATATTGTATCATAAAAAATCACTAAAGGAAACGAGAAACAGAGGATTTTATGGCAAAGGCAGGCTTTTGAGATTGTTAGTGATTTTTGTTATAATGAAGGTTATGAAATCTTATAATACCTTGAATGATTATTATCGAAAACTTTTTGGAGAAAAGACTTTTAAAGTTCCTATTGACGCAGGGTTTGACTGTCCAAATCGGGATGGAACTGTGGCTCATGGGGGCTGTACCTTTTGTACGGTTTCGGGTTCTGGAGATGCCATTGTAGCACCAGATGCCCCTATCCGTGAGCAATTTTATAAGGAAATCGACTTTATGCACCGCAAGTGGCCGGATGTTAAAAAGTATCTGGTTTATTTTCAAAACTTTACCAATACCCATGAAAAGGTGGAAGTGATTCGGGAGCGTTATGAACAAGCCATCAACGAACCTGGTGTAGTGGGAATCAATATCGGAACGCGGCCAGACTGTTTACCCAATGAAACCATCGAATATTTGGCTGAGTTGTCAGAACGAATGCATGTGACGGTGGAATTAGGCTTACAGACTACATATGAGACAACCTCTGACTTGATTAACCGTGCCCATTCTTATAAATTGTATGTAGAAACAGTCAAACGCTTGAGGAAATATCCTAAGATTGAGATTGTTTCCCATCTGATCAACGGACTGCCTGGGGAAACTCATGAGATGATGGTCGAAAATGTTCGCCGTTGTGTCACCGATAATGATATTCAAGGAATTAAACTGCACTTGCTTCACCTCATGACCAATACACGGATGCAAAGAGATTACCACGAAGGACGCTTGCAACTAATGAGTCAGGACGAATATGTCAAGGTCATTTGTGATCAGCTAGAAATCATTCCCAAGCATATCGTTATTCATCGGATCACAGGAGATGCACCTAGAGATATGTTGATTGGCCCCATGTGGAGCCTCAATAAATGGGAAGTGCTAAATGCTATTGAAACTGAGATGAGACGTCGAGGAAGTGTTCAAGGATGCAAGGTTGTAAAACAGGAGTTTGGAAATGAAAAGACCACTTGAGATGGCACATGATTTTTTGGCTGAAGTCGTGACAAAAGAGGATATCGTTGTGGATGCGACCATGGGGAATGGACATGACACGCTTTTTTTAGCCAAGCTAGCCAAGCAAGTCTATGCCTTTGATATTCAAGAGCAAGCTTTGGAGAAAACCCAAGACCGTTTAAATGAAGCAGGTTTAGAAAATGTCCAGTTGATTTTGAAAGGGCATGAGACACTTGACCAGTTTGTGACAGAAGCTAAGGCAGGGATTTTTAATCTGGGTTATTTGCCTTCTGCTGACAAATCCGTCATCACCAAACCTCAGACTACCATGGAAGCACTTGAAAAGCTCTGTCATTTGCTTGTCAAGGGTGGACGGATTGCCATTATGATTTATTATGGTCATGAGGGAGGAGACACCGAGAGGGATGCTGTTTTGGACTTTGTGAGTCAGTTGAACCAACAAGAGTACACAGTTGTGATTTATCGAACCCTCAACCAAGTCAATAATCCCCCGTTTTTAGTTATGATTGAGAAATTAGAAAGATATAGGCATGGATAAACAATACCTACGTGAGAAATTAGAGGCTATGCGCCAAAATTTTGTTGAGTCAACGCAGCATGAGCGAGCGGTTGGAGTACTCGACGAGGAGCATATGAGTAAGAAAATGCTCAAAATCAAGAAAAAGTTAGTAGCTCTTGAAATGGAACGGTGCCAGAAAAAAATTGAGCACAAAGACTGTTCCAAGATTGATCAGAAAATCCAAGAGCAGAAGGAGATATTTGAATCTTGCTGTAAAAAAGACTAAGGAGGAATTGCGTGGAATTACTCATTTACCTGATTCTATTTTTATTTGTCTTAATTGTTTCCAGTACGACTAATAAACTCTTGCCTTTTTTGCCCCTTCCCCTAGTACAAATCCTTTTGGGAATTGGCATTGGTCTCTTTTTGCCAAATACTGAATATCATCTCAATACCGAGCTGTTTTTGGCAGTTGTTATTGGTCCCCTACTCTTTCGTGAAGCTCAAGAAGCAGATATTACATCTGTTTTAAAACACTGGCGTATCATTGTCTACTTAATATTTCCAGTGATTTTCATCTCGACCTTGAGTTTGGGAGCCTTGGCTCATTTCCTTTGGCTCAGCCTTCCCTTAGCCGCCTGCGTGGCTGTTGGTGCAGCGCTTGGTCCGACGGATTTGGTAGCCTTTGCTTCTCTGTCTGAGCGTTTTAGTTTCCCAAAGCGGGTATCTAATATCCTCAAAGGAGAAGGACTTTTAAATGACGCTTCTGGCTTGGTAGCCTTTCGAGTGGCTCTGGCTGCCTGGACAACAGGTGCTTTTTCTCTTAGTCAGGCTGGGACTTCTTTAGCCCTGTCTATCATAGGTGGTTTTGCGGTCGGCTTTGTGACGGCAATGATCAATCGTTTCCTACATACATTTTTACTGAGTGTGCGAGCGACGGATATAGCCAGTGAACTTTTGCTTGAACTGAGTTTGCCTCTTATGACCTTTTTTATCGCCGAAGAAATCCATGTTTCAGGGATTATCGCAGTTGTAGTTGCAGGGATTTTGAAGGCCAGTCGTTTCAAGAAAATCACACTACTTGAAGCCCAAGTTGATACCGTTACTGATACTGTTTGGCATACCGTGACCTTTATGCTCAATGGATCTGTCTTTGTCATCTTGGGAATAGAATTGGAAATGATAGCAGAACCTATTCTGACTAATCCCCTTTATAATCCCCTACTTTTATTGGTATCGGTTGTTTTACTGACACTTTTACTTTTTGCCATTCGCTTTGTCATGATTTATGGCTTCTATATTTGGAGAACTCGACGGCTCAAGAAAAATCTTCGTAATTACATGAAGGATATGCTTCTTTTGACCTTCTCTGGTGTAAAAGGAACGGTATCTATTGCAACCATTCTTCTCATACCTAGTAATCTAGAGCAGGAGTATCCCCTCTTACTTTTCCTTGTAGCGGGTGTCACGCTATTAAGCTTTCTAACAGGTCTCTTAGTTCTTCCCCACCTTTCCGAGGAGCAAGAAGAAACCAAGGATTACCTCATGCACATTGCAATTTTAAATGAGGTCACAGGAGAGTTAGAAAAAGAACTGGAAGGGCATAAGAACAAACTACCCCTTTATGCGGCTATTGATAATTATCACGGTCGAATTGAAAACCTAATCCTTAGTCAAGAAAATAAAAGCGCCCAAGAAGACTGGGAGGCTTTAAAACTCCTCATCTTGAGTATCGAAAGCGATGGTTTAGAGCAGGCTTACGAGGAAGGGAAAATCGGTGAGCGTGGCTATCAAGTTTACCAACGCTATTTGAAAAATATGGAACAGAGCATCAATCGCAAGGTGGCTTCGCGCCTAACATATTACTTCCTTGTATCCCTCCGTATCTTGCGTTTTGTCTTGCATGAATTGCTGACCTTTGGCCAGACCTTCCGTAGTTGGAATGACAAGGAGCAACGTCGCCTTCGAGCTCTTGACTATGATCAAATATCCGAACTTTATCTGGAGAATACGGAGTTGATTATCGAAAGTTTGGAAAACCTAAAAGGAATCTACAAGAGTAGTCTGATTAGCTTTATGCAGGAGTCTCGCTTGCGTGAAACAGCTATTATCGGTAGTGGGGCCTTTGTCGAACGTGTTATCACTCGTATCAAACCAAACAATATCGATGAAATGCTAAGAGGTTACTACCTAGAACGTAAGTTAATCTTTGAATACGAAGAGAAGAAATTGATTACGACCAAGTATGCCAAGAAATTACGGCAAAATGTCAACAATCTTGAAAATTATTCTCTAAAAGAAGCCGCAAATACCCTACCCTATGATATGATGGAATTAGTCAGAAGAAATTAGTTTAGAAAATCAAATTGTATTAGGAGGATCGCAACATGAAAAAGTGGTGGAAAGAGCTGATGGAACGGCCCTTGTTGAAAGCTTTTTTACATTTTTATCAAGCTTCCGATAGTGAACTGACCAGTGTTGCGGTTGCCTACTATTGGTTGATTTCAATCTTTCCTTTGCTGATGATAGTGGTCAATATTTTGCCCTACTTTCAAATTCCGATTTCAAATTTTTTGCTCACCATCAAGGAATTTGTACCAGATACAGTCTATGATGTGGTTGAAAAGATTGTCCGAGAAGTTCTGACTCAACCATCGACTGGTTTGCTGAGTTTTGCAGTCTTGTCTGCACTTTGGACCTTCTCGAAATCGATGGATTTCCTCCAAAAAGCCTTTAATAAGGCTTATGGAGTGGCCAAGAGCCGAGGAATTATCTCCCATCAACTGATGAGTTTACTCGTCAGCTTTGGCTTGCAAATTCTTTTTGCCTTAGCCTTATTTTTGAGTATGTTTGGACGTATGTTGCTCAACCTCCTCAAAACTTACTGGCAATCAGACAGTCCTTTCTTTGATTATCTACAGGACTTTACAGGCCCTTTGATTTATGCCTTGCTCTTTGCCATCTTGGTCATGCTCTACTATTTCCTTCCAAACGTTAGAGTCCCTCGTATTCGCTACGTTTTTCCTGGTAGTATCTTCGTTTTGCTGACTCTTGTCTTTCTGTTGAATATCTTTTCTGTCTATTTCAATAACTATGTCAATCATCTGGTCGATGTTCGATTCTTCAGTTCCATTATCGTGGTGGTCATGATGTTCTGGTTTATTCTCATCGCTAAGATTTTGATTATCGGAGCAGTTATCAATGCCAGTGTGCAGAGTTTGAAGGATCCAAAGTTTAGTATGGAATAATTAGAAAAATCCCTATTAGGTTTTCTAATAGGGATTTTCTTAATAGATAAACATGGCATCTCCAAAACTGAAGAAGCGGTAGTGTTCTTGGATGGCATGGTGATAGGCATCTAGGACTAAGTCACGTCCGGCAAAGGCAGAAACCAACATGACGAGAGTTGATTTTGGCAGATGGAAGTTGGTTGAAAATGCATCCACGACCTTCCACTCATATCCAGGCTTGATAAAGATATTGGTCCAGCCAGAATCTGCTTGGATTTGTCCGTCAAACTTGGAGCCGATAGTTTCCAGCGTGCGGATTGAAGTAGTTCCTACAGCGATGACACGGCCTCCATTTTCCTTGACAGAGCGAAGGGTGGTAGCCGCTTCCTCAGAAAGTTGGTAGAACTCTGAGTGCATTTCATGTTCGTCCAGATTGTCAACAGAAACGGGACGGAAAGTTCCGAGTCCGACGTGCAGAGTGAGATAGACTAGATGGACACCTTTGGCTTGGATTTCTGCTAGCAGTTCTTTGGTGAAGTGGAGGCCAGCAGTCGGTGCAGCAGCAGAGCCACTTTCTTTAGCGTAGACCGTTTGATAACGTTCGCGATCATCTAGTTTTTCATGGATATAAGGCGGCAGTGGCATTTCACCTAGACTTTCCAAAACTTCTAGGAAAATTCCTTGGTATTCAAAGCGGACAATACGGCCCCCGTGGGTCAATTCTTCCGTAACGACAGCGCTGAGACGACCATCTCCAAAGCTGACGCGAGTACCGACCTTGAGGCGTTTGGCAGGTTTAGCTAGGACTTCCCACTCATCACCAGCAGTATTTTTAAGAAGGAGAAGCTCCACGTGGCCACCTGTTTCTTCCTTTTGACCATAGAGGCGGGCTGGGAGAACACGGGTGTCGTTCATGACAAGGGCATCACCTGGTTCCAACATATCAATAATAGAGTGGAAGTGTTTATCCTGAAATTCTCCCGTCTCACGATTGACGATGAGGAGTTTAGAGGCATCACGTTTTTCAAGGGGTGTTTGGGCAATCAATTCCTCAGGCAAGTGGAAATCAAAATCAGCTGTATTCATTTTTTCATCATTCTTTCTAACTTCTAATCTTATCCATTATAACACGTTTCAAGTTTGGACGCTCTTTTTTTAGAAATTAAATCGTTTTCACTTGACAAGAATTGGTCTATACCATATAATAAATATAGATTAAAATGGAGGATGAAAAGATGAAAGTTATTAAAGTTGAAAACCAAATCGAAGGTGGAAAAGTAGCTTTTGAAATTTTGAAGGAAAAGTTGGCCAATGGCGCTCAAACTTTGGGACTTGCGACAGGAAGTAGTCCACTTGAGTTTTACAAAGAAATCGTTGAAAGTGACCTTGATTTTTCAAATCTAACAAGTGTCAACCTTGATGAGTATGTGGGACTTGATGGGGACAATCCACAATCTTACCGTTACTTCATGCAAGAGAACTTGTTCAACCAAAAACCATTTAAAGAAAGTTTCTTGCCTCGTGGGGTTAAGGATAATGCTGAAGCTGAAGTTGAACGCTACAACCAAATTTTGGCTGACCATCCAGTTGATTTGCAAATCTTGGGAATCGGTCGCAATGGACATATCGGCTTTAACGAGCCAGGAACTCCATTTGATAGCCAAACACATCTAGTCGAACTTGACCAGTCTACCATCGAAGCTAATGCTCGCTTCTTTGACAAGATTGAAGACGTCCCAACCCAAGCCATTTCAATGGGAATTAAAAACATCTTGGATGCCAAGTCTATCCTTCTCTTTGCTTATGGTGAGTCAAAAGCAGAAGCCATTGCTGGAACAGTGTCAGGCCCAGTAACTGAAAATCTACCAGCAAGTAGCCTACAAAACCACCCTGACGTGACCATCATTGCAGATGCAGAAGCGCTAAGCTTACTTGAAAAATAAAACTGAAGAATAATGTTAGCCATTCAATCCTTTGGGTTGGATGGTTCTTTAACACTAAATTGATGTAAATAGAACGATGGTATAGGAATAGAATCGTACTTGGTCACTTGGTAGATAAGCATTACATAAAAGTAAGTGATAGTTGACAGAAAATAATATTTTTAAAAGGATTTTTTATGAGAGAATATTCAGTAACTTATAATAATTTAACAAAAAAATTAAAAGAGCATTATAAACAACATAAATTTAAAGGCCAAACTACTAGAAATGTTACATCTTTCGTAAGAAGCCATACCATCAATATTGAGACATTTCATGATCTAATTATGGAAATAGCAGAACTCTCATATAAAAATCCTGATGTTATGTTGTTTTATCGTGGACAAAATAATAACTATATAAAAAATAAATACGCTACTTTATATCCTACAATATATCGTTTAAATAGTGAGAAAGATATCAAATTTGAATTTGATATTTTAGAACAAGCATCGAGTACCTTAATGAAGGAATTAGAAAATAATAGTAGTGTTGATAAAGAAGAGATAAAAGAAATAAAGAAAATAAAGCTACTGCAATATTCAATATTACAGCACTATGAAGTATGTAAAACCCCACTATTAGATCTAACCCAGTCCTTAAAAGTTGCTTGTTCATTTGCTATATTAGACAATGTAGATAATACTGGATATATTTATGTATTAGGAATGCCTTATGTAAACGGTAGGATTTCGGTAGATTCTGAAGATTATATTACAAACGTAAGATTACTAAGCATAAGTTCTAGCTCTTCAAAAAGACCGTTTTTTCAAGAAGGTTATTTGGTACAGACAGAATTCATTTCTGATGACGATATAGAAAAAGGGGAATTAGATTTTAATAGAAGAATAGTTGCTATTTATAAATTTGAAAATACTGAGAGCTTTTGGGGCTCTGAAAGACCTATTGAAAAGGGAAATTTATATCCAGAAGAAGATATAATGAAAGATATTTGTGATAGACTTAAGGAGAGAAAATACGACTATATAGGAAATGAGGAGAATAGCGGAAATTTAATCGGAACATTTTTAAACTTGTGGAATAGCTTAGAGGATGAGATAAGGTATAAAACCCAACTTAATGATTTCCATAAAGGCTTAAAAGTACTTGTAAGTGGAAGAGATGAATTAAATAAAGAAGACAGAACAAACATAGATGAAATTCGTAGGTTTAGAAATAACCTTGTACACAATACTAAAGCAGTTTCAGATAAAGATTTAGAAAATAAAATTGAAGATTTAAAGAAATTATTAAAAGATTTAAAAATAAGGTTTGAAGACATCAATTAAATTTTTTTTAATGTTTATTAATAGCTTTGAAAAAGAAATATTACATACTAATGGTGGTTTTTAACTAGTTTCCTCTTGACATTTATTCATTTTGCATGTAAAATAGAATAGATCTTGAACTTGAAGGGAGTGAAAAAAATGTCTAAAACAGTAGTACGTAAGAATGAATCTCTTGACGATGCACTTCGTCGTTTCAAACGTGCGGTTACTAAAGCTGGTACTCTTCAAGAAACACGCAAACGTGAATTCTATGAAAAACCTTCTGTAAAACGTAAACGTAAATCAGAAGCAGCTCGTAAACGTAAAAAATTCTAATTTGAAATGAAAGGCTAGACTTGTCTAGTCTTTTTATTTTTAAATAAATACTGTAAATCCTGCAAAAAAAGGAAACTTCCAACTACAATTTGATATAATAGTAAGGAGAACTCGATTGAAGGAGGAAATTATGTCGGTTTTAGTAAGAGAAGTAATTGAAAAGCTCAGACTAGATATTGTATACGGCGAAGGCGAATTGCTTGAAAAAGAAATCAACACAGCGGACATTACGAGACCTGGTCTTGAAATGACGGGCTATTTTGATTACTACACTCCAGAACGGATCCAACTTTTGGGGATGAAGGAGTGGTCCTATTTGGTTAGTATGCCTTCTCAAAACCGTTATCAAGTTTTGAAAAAAATGTTTCTGCCAGAAACACCAGCGGTCATCGTCGCACGTGGCTTGGTGGTTCCAGAAGAAATGTTGAAGGCTGCTAGAGAATGCAAGATTGCGATTTTAACCAGTCGGACAGCAACCAGCCGTTTGTCTGGAGAGTTATCTAGTTATCTTGATTCCCGTTTAGCTAAACGTACGAGTGTACATGGTGTTTTGATGGATATCTATGGCATGGGAGTCTTGATCCAAGGGGATAGTGGTATCGGTAAGAGTGAGACAGGTCTAGAACTCGTGAAGCGTGGCCATCGTCTAGTAGCGGATGACCGTGTCGATATTTATTCTAAGGATGAGATGACTCTTTGGGGAGAACCAGCTGAAATTTTAAGGCATCTGCTTGAAATTCGTGGAGTTGGGATTATCGATGTTATGAGTCTCTATGGAGCAAGCGCTGTAAAAGATTCTTCACAAGTTCAGCTGGCTGTCTATTTGGAAAATTACGATACCCATAAGACTTTTGACCGTCTAGGAAACAATGCAGAAGAATTAGAAGTTTCTGGTGTAGCTATTCCACGTATCCGCATCCCGGTAAAAACAGGACGCAATATCTCTGTTGTTATTGAGGCGGCAGCAATGAACTATCGTGCTAAGGAAATGGGCTTTGATGCGACACGTTTATTTGAAGAACGT
This window harbors:
- a CDS encoding DUF3397 domain-containing protein; this translates as MGMILMKIASILLLILTLVVCFIVTKLFGLRKIGFNFADLAFPLLVFEYYLITAKAFTHNFLPRLGVTLSLLAILLVIFFLLKKRSFYYPKFIKFFWRAGFLLTLIIYIAMIVELMMVK
- a CDS encoding TIGR01212 family radical SAM protein (This family includes YhcC from E. coli K-12, an uncharacterized radical SAM protein.), which translates into the protein MKVMKSYNTLNDYYRKLFGEKTFKVPIDAGFDCPNRDGTVAHGGCTFCTVSGSGDAIVAPDAPIREQFYKEIDFMHRKWPDVKKYLVYFQNFTNTHEKVEVIRERYEQAINEPGVVGINIGTRPDCLPNETIEYLAELSERMHVTVELGLQTTYETTSDLINRAHSYKLYVETVKRLRKYPKIEIVSHLINGLPGETHEMMVENVRRCVTDNDIQGIKLHLLHLMTNTRMQRDYHEGRLQLMSQDEYVKVICDQLEIIPKHIVIHRITGDAPRDMLIGPMWSLNKWEVLNAIETEMRRRGSVQGCKVVKQEFGNEKTT
- a CDS encoding tRNA (mnm(5)s(2)U34)-methyltransferase, whose protein sequence is MKRPLEMAHDFLAEVVTKEDIVVDATMGNGHDTLFLAKLAKQVYAFDIQEQALEKTQDRLNEAGLENVQLILKGHETLDQFVTEAKAGIFNLGYLPSADKSVITKPQTTMEALEKLCHLLVKGGRIAIMIYYGHEGGDTERDAVLDFVSQLNQQEYTVVIYRTLNQVNNPPFLVMIEKLERYRHG
- a CDS encoding cation:proton antiporter, whose amino-acid sequence is MELLIYLILFLFVLIVSSTTNKLLPFLPLPLVQILLGIGIGLFLPNTEYHLNTELFLAVVIGPLLFREAQEADITSVLKHWRIIVYLIFPVIFISTLSLGALAHFLWLSLPLAACVAVGAALGPTDLVAFASLSERFSFPKRVSNILKGEGLLNDASGLVAFRVALAAWTTGAFSLSQAGTSLALSIIGGFAVGFVTAMINRFLHTFLLSVRATDIASELLLELSLPLMTFFIAEEIHVSGIIAVVVAGILKASRFKKITLLEAQVDTVTDTVWHTVTFMLNGSVFVILGIELEMIAEPILTNPLYNPLLLLVSVVLLTLLLFAIRFVMIYGFYIWRTRRLKKNLRNYMKDMLLLTFSGVKGTVSIATILLIPSNLEQEYPLLLFLVAGVTLLSFLTGLLVLPHLSEEQEETKDYLMHIAILNEVTGELEKELEGHKNKLPLYAAIDNYHGRIENLILSQENKSAQEDWEALKLLILSIESDGLEQAYEEGKIGERGYQVYQRYLKNMEQSINRKVASRLTYYFLVSLRILRFVLHELLTFGQTFRSWNDKEQRRLRALDYDQISELYLENTELIIESLENLKGIYKSSLISFMQESRLRETAIIGSGAFVERVITRIKPNNIDEMLRGYYLERKLIFEYEEKKLITTKYAKKLRQNVNNLENYSLKEAANTLPYDMMELVRRN
- a CDS encoding YihY/virulence factor BrkB family protein, whose amino-acid sequence is MKKWWKELMERPLLKAFLHFYQASDSELTSVAVAYYWLISIFPLLMIVVNILPYFQIPISNFLLTIKEFVPDTVYDVVEKIVREVLTQPSTGLLSFAVLSALWTFSKSMDFLQKAFNKAYGVAKSRGIISHQLMSLLVSFGLQILFALALFLSMFGRMLLNLLKTYWQSDSPFFDYLQDFTGPLIYALLFAILVMLYYFLPNVRVPRIRYVFPGSIFVLLTLVFLLNIFSVYFNNYVNHLVDVRFFSSIIVVVMMFWFILIAKILIIGAVINASVQSLKDPKFSME
- the queA gene encoding tRNA preQ1(34) S-adenosylmethionine ribosyltransferase-isomerase QueA, with amino-acid sequence MNTADFDFHLPEELIAQTPLEKRDASKLLIVNRETGEFQDKHFHSIIDMLEPGDALVMNDTRVLPARLYGQKEETGGHVELLLLKNTAGDEWEVLAKPAKRLKVGTRVSFGDGRLSAVVTEELTHGGRIVRFEYQGIFLEVLESLGEMPLPPYIHEKLDDRERYQTVYAKESGSAAAPTAGLHFTKELLAEIQAKGVHLVYLTLHVGLGTFRPVSVDNLDEHEMHSEFYQLSEEAATTLRSVKENGGRVIAVGTTSIRTLETIGSKFDGQIQADSGWTNIFIKPGYEWKVVDAFSTNFHLPKSTLVMLVSAFAGRDLVLDAYHHAIQEHYRFFSFGDAMFIY
- a CDS encoding glucosamine-6-phosphate deaminase, which encodes MKVIKVENQIEGGKVAFEILKEKLANGAQTLGLATGSSPLEFYKEIVESDLDFSNLTSVNLDEYVGLDGDNPQSYRYFMQENLFNQKPFKESFLPRGVKDNAEAEVERYNQILADHPVDLQILGIGRNGHIGFNEPGTPFDSQTHLVELDQSTIEANARFFDKIEDVPTQAISMGIKNILDAKSILLFAYGESKAEAIAGTVSGPVTENLPASSLQNHPDVTIIADAEALSLLEK
- a CDS encoding FRG domain-containing protein, with product MREYSVTYNNLTKKLKEHYKQHKFKGQTTRNVTSFVRSHTINIETFHDLIMEIAELSYKNPDVMLFYRGQNNNYIKNKYATLYPTIYRLNSEKDIKFEFDILEQASSTLMKELENNSSVDKEEIKEIKKIKLLQYSILQHYEVCKTPLLDLTQSLKVACSFAILDNVDNTGYIYVLGMPYVNGRISVDSEDYITNVRLLSISSSSSKRPFFQEGYLVQTEFISDDDIEKGELDFNRRIVAIYKFENTESFWGSERPIEKGNLYPEEDIMKDICDRLKERKYDYIGNEENSGNLIGTFLNLWNSLEDEIRYKTQLNDFHKGLKVLVSGRDELNKEDRTNIDEIRRFRNNLVHNTKAVSDKDLENKIEDLKKLLKDLKIRFEDIN
- the rpsU gene encoding 30S ribosomal protein S21, with protein sequence MSKTVVRKNESLDDALRRFKRAVTKAGTLQETRKREFYEKPSVKRKRKSEAARKRKKF
- the hprK gene encoding HPr(Ser) kinase/phosphatase, yielding MSVLVREVIEKLRLDIVYGEGELLEKEINTADITRPGLEMTGYFDYYTPERIQLLGMKEWSYLVSMPSQNRYQVLKKMFLPETPAVIVARGLVVPEEMLKAARECKIAILTSRTATSRLSGELSSYLDSRLAKRTSVHGVLMDIYGMGVLIQGDSGIGKSETGLELVKRGHRLVADDRVDIYSKDEMTLWGEPAEILRHLLEIRGVGIIDVMSLYGASAVKDSSQVQLAVYLENYDTHKTFDRLGNNAEELEVSGVAIPRIRIPVKTGRNISVVIEAAAMNYRAKEMGFDATRLFEERLTNLIAQNEVKHD